One Methanobacteriaceae archaeon genomic region harbors:
- a CDS encoding tetratricopeptide repeat protein, producing MILQVLGVFDVLKNQGEKEEEESSLEYYLQRLDELQNDEFNVLINVGVIYLESEEYENSLKYFEKALRMSINLKDDELEAFVLDSIGDVYLNTRKIIKSLEYYNESLRIYASNNSPLVEELQEKIKEVEKIKEAIELSELEKMKSKSSSLSEEDDHETDLSNMSPKLDDIVQLVESASIYETYSNEKDALIHLSQAFRISKEIGDTSGEAALLLIMGNENLKQKKYDEAEKCLENSKSIFKRLGDESGLAGAMIILGTVNFIQGNIEGVSENFRKAVEKFQQLDNKKAESAAIDILNTLYNE from the coding sequence ATGATTCTTCAAGTTTTAGGCGTATTCGATGTTCTCAAGAACCAGGGCGAGAAAGAGGAAGAAGAAAGTAGTCTAGAGTATTATCTTCAACGCCTAGATGAGCTACAAAATGATGAATTTAATGTGCTGATTAATGTAGGCGTCATTTATTTAGAATCAGAAGAATACGAAAATTCCTTGAAATATTTTGAAAAAGCATTGCGAATGTCCATAAATCTAAAAGATGACGAATTAGAAGCTTTTGTTTTGGATTCTATTGGAGATGTCTACTTAAATACCCGAAAAATAATCAAATCTCTGGAATATTATAATGAATCTCTACGAATTTATGCCTCAAACAACTCTCCATTAGTTGAAGAACTCCAAGAAAAGATAAAAGAAGTAGAAAAAATTAAAGAAGCTATTGAATTATCTGAACTGGAAAAAATGAAAAGTAAGTCTAGTTCACTTTCTGAAGAAGACGATCATGAAACAGATTTATCAAACATGAGCCCTAAACTGGACGATATAGTTCAACTTGTGGAATCTGCTTCTATTTATGAAACTTACTCCAATGAAAAAGATGCACTTATTCATCTTAGCCAAGCATTCAGAATATCCAAAGAAATTGGTGATACAAGTGGAGAAGCAGCTCTACTTTTAATAATGGGAAATGAAAATCTAAAACAAAAGAAATATGATGAAGCAGAAAAATGTTTAGAGAATTCTAAATCAATATTCAAACGTTTAGGTGATGAAAGTGGATTAGCTGGTGCTATGATTATTTTAGGAACCGTTAATTTTATTCAAGGCAATATTGAGGGAGTTTCTGAAAATTTTAGAAAAGCCGTTGAAAAATTCCAACAATTAGATAATAAAAAGGCGGAATCCGCTGCAATTGATATTTTAAATACACTATACAATGAGTAG
- a CDS encoding multidrug transporter gives MVFHASIEYSLILIISGVCGLLAFASTYLVMPRLISKLENANVVGKDIHKISKPIVAEMGGIGILFGFTIGMFFGIYSYPDLHYELIITLLVILLVGIVGMVDDLVMLSSREKLLLLFLAGLPLIWVAPPEVGILYLIMMPISVSIASNLTNMLAGLNGVESGLGVIAMTSLTASCIIMGKYDVSIITIAMLGALLAFLLYNKHPSRVFPGDVGTLIIGASIASVAFIGRVKIIALIVLLPNIIDGILKFYSAGVVERQKHAPTKVGKDGKLLAPPQGFKSLIRWILRRPMEEKTVVIIVWSIGILFGAIGILLAFILPLDPF, from the coding sequence ATGGTATTCCATGCTTCAATTGAATATTCATTAATATTAATTATTTCCGGAGTTTGCGGATTATTAGCATTTGCTTCTACTTATTTAGTAATGCCTAGGCTTATTAGTAAATTAGAGAATGCTAATGTTGTAGGTAAAGATATACACAAGATTTCAAAACCTATTGTTGCTGAAATGGGTGGAATAGGAATACTTTTTGGATTTACAATTGGAATGTTTTTTGGTATTTACTCATATCCTGATCTTCATTATGAATTAATCATTACTCTGTTAGTTATTCTTCTGGTGGGAATAGTTGGTATGGTGGATGATTTGGTAATGTTATCTTCCCGAGAAAAACTTCTTTTGCTTTTTTTAGCAGGATTACCTTTGATTTGGGTGGCACCTCCCGAGGTTGGAATTCTATATCTTATTATGATGCCCATATCTGTTTCCATAGCATCTAATTTAACTAATATGTTGGCTGGATTAAATGGAGTTGAATCTGGATTAGGTGTCATTGCCATGACTTCACTCACGGCTTCTTGTATTATAATGGGAAAATACGATGTTTCCATAATAACTATAGCTATGTTAGGTGCGTTACTAGCATTTTTACTATATAACAAACATCCATCACGTGTTTTCCCAGGTGATGTGGGAACTTTAATAATCGGTGCGTCGATTGCTTCGGTAGCTTTTATTGGTAGGGTTAAAATAATTGCACTTATAGTTTTATTGCCTAATATTATAGATGGTATTTTAAAATTTTACAGTGCCGGGGTGGTCGAAAGACAGAAACATGCACCTACTAAAGTAGGAAAAGATGGAAAGCTATTGGCACCTCCACAAGGATTTAAGTCTTTAATTCGCTGGATATTAAGAAGACCAATGGAAGAAAAAACAGTTGTTATAATTGTATGGTCAATAGGAATATTATTTGGAGCTATAGGCATATTACTTGCATTCATACTTCCTCTAGATCCATTTTAA
- a CDS encoding resolvase: protein MSLEKVHINQPLTSRKIMEVLEKYPDLKKITCPISLYKRTSPKYLDALKELGIEVEPLSSRGRPNKYDEKKVFEIKSLLKDGKTPKEISKQMKIPLKSVYYLNKDLHLKKGRKSKYAKGIHIKVREMAKNGVPRKQISERLHIPLRTVYYILKK from the coding sequence ATGTCATTGGAGAAAGTTCATATAAATCAACCATTAACTTCAAGAAAGATAATGGAAGTACTGGAAAAGTATCCTGATTTAAAAAAAATAACTTGCCCGATTAGTTTATACAAAAGAACATCTCCTAAATATTTAGATGCTCTTAAAGAGCTGGGTATTGAGGTAGAACCCTTATCTTCTAGGGGTAGGCCAAATAAATATGATGAAAAAAAAGTTTTTGAAATTAAAAGTCTCCTAAAAGATGGTAAGACTCCTAAAGAAATTTCTAAGCAGATGAAAATTCCTTTGAAATCTGTTTATTACTTAAATAAAGATTTACATCTAAAAAAGGGTCGAAAATCTAAGTATGCTAAAGGGATACATATTAAAGTCCGTGAAATGGCTAAAAATGGAGTTCCACGTAAACAAATTTCAGAAAGGCTCCATATACCACTTAGAACAGTTTATTATATTTTAAAAAAATAA
- a CDS encoding DUF530 domain-containing protein → MNETVLIGKSEKFLDRIAWEKIDLSEISTLEKFLKTYQYLKENLDELQDLKENMESRGYKAPYRSLARYGSSAPGEVVVEELYEVNRHNQYFRMKAAAKKNVLDRAKSSISSHKIALGHLEDYASLKCISCGKSFRVHEFSDLNQEDNIIKCTCNSPDFELEVNEHHSSRIGIISELPLSGNYMVLMSQLTPLGRESFKIIMKFLKQERKGVVKTVSLVIKVMESGRWIRKRVTQDADDNLNYESELRKKYGPNVRIEFLQFQRKKPTIINDKHTRTALSLAYARFSEKFLKKFADEILNEHLNLEMVELYDDLFLKAESFNPVLWEADDTVSEARKMEFNRLLIDHGMMNENEEINSDLKKDLKLRTEIQKNIFTLIPITLISWDILKYYLITSYDRRTTYSGPFPYLRYNLDRNQIKVFQDFDLDVIEILKNFMKEKIDYIPSMQKTILKKFEIEQKMKGLNMKTNPSAFGAAIVNLKSELDIKTCADVFSVNIKDIEMEKENINTMGKPKTKKAKKFMEMIKK, encoded by the coding sequence ATGAACGAAACCGTGCTTATTGGTAAGTCCGAGAAATTTTTAGACCGCATTGCGTGGGAAAAAATTGATCTGAGTGAAATTTCAACTTTAGAGAAATTTCTGAAAACTTACCAGTACCTGAAAGAAAACCTGGATGAATTACAGGATTTAAAGGAAAACATGGAATCTCGAGGTTATAAGGCCCCTTATAGGTCCTTGGCTCGTTATGGATCCAGTGCTCCAGGTGAAGTTGTGGTAGAAGAACTTTATGAAGTTAATCGCCACAATCAATATTTCAGGATGAAAGCGGCTGCAAAAAAGAATGTTTTAGATCGTGCAAAATCATCTATATCTTCTCATAAAATTGCTTTAGGACATTTAGAAGATTATGCGTCTTTAAAATGTATATCTTGTGGGAAAAGTTTCAGAGTTCATGAATTTAGTGATTTAAATCAAGAGGATAATATTATTAAATGTACCTGTAACTCACCAGATTTTGAATTGGAAGTTAATGAACACCATAGTTCCAGAATAGGTATAATTTCGGAGCTTCCCCTTTCTGGAAATTACATGGTTTTAATGTCACAGTTAACTCCTTTGGGAAGAGAATCGTTTAAAATAATAATGAAATTTTTAAAACAAGAAAGAAAAGGTGTTGTAAAAACTGTTTCTCTTGTTATAAAGGTTATGGAGTCTGGAAGATGGATTAGGAAGCGTGTTACTCAGGACGCTGATGATAATTTGAATTACGAATCTGAGTTGCGAAAAAAATACGGTCCAAATGTTCGTATTGAATTTTTACAATTTCAGCGCAAGAAACCCACAATTATTAATGATAAACATACTCGTACCGCATTATCTTTGGCATATGCTCGTTTTTCAGAAAAATTTTTAAAAAAATTTGCTGATGAAATTTTAAATGAGCACTTAAATCTAGAAATGGTCGAACTGTATGATGATCTATTTTTAAAGGCAGAATCATTTAATCCGGTTCTTTGGGAGGCAGATGATACTGTTTCTGAAGCCCGTAAAATGGAATTTAATAGGCTTCTTATAGATCATGGAATGATGAATGAAAATGAGGAAATTAATTCTGATTTAAAAAAAGACCTCAAGTTAAGGACAGAAATTCAGAAAAACATTTTTACATTAATTCCCATTACTTTAATTTCATGGGATATACTAAAATATTACTTAATAACTTCGTATGACCGTAGAACAACTTACTCTGGCCCTTTCCCTTATTTAAGATATAATCTTGATCGTAATCAAATCAAGGTTTTTCAAGATTTTGATTTAGATGTTATTGAAATCTTAAAAAATTTCATGAAAGAGAAAATTGATTATATTCCATCAATGCAAAAAACAATACTGAAGAAATTTGAAATAGAACAAAAAATGAAAGGCTTGAATATGAAAACCAATCCTTCAGCTTTTGGCGCAGCTATTGTCAATTTAAAATCCGAATTAGATATTAAAACATGTGCTGATGTATTTTCGGTAAATATAAAAGATATTGAAATGGAAAAAGAAAATATAAACACTATGGGTAAACCCAAAACTAAAAAAGCCAAAAAATTCATGGAAATGATCAAAAAATGA
- the metG gene encoding methionine--tRNA ligase, with translation MGKIFITSALPYANGPTHLGHLRSTYIPADIYARFNRMKGHDVLFVCATDEHGTPIAVKAEKEGKKPLEIATRYHEMIKEDLLSCNISLDNFSRTTDPLHYELSQNFFLNLYNKGFIYEKEIKQPYCGECARFLPDRYVEGICPDCGSEGARGDHCEACGRHLEPTQLLEPQCLICSSKPEIRESKHYFFKLSHFQDDVQNWITNNNDLPPNVKNYALQWVKEGLKDWILTRDMEWGVPVPLEGAEGKIIYVWGEAFLGYLSSAKQWSKKINKDWIEYWDENAVHFIGKDIIYHHSIFWPALLMARECTLPKNIIAGEYLSLEGQKMSTSKNWVIWTSDFLKDFDADILRYYLTINAPLNKDTDFSWDDFQRRINDELADVLGNFLHRTFSFTKRFFQNVIPETESFVEEDLEFEELIKNAPGKIGGLISQFKFREGLVGIIKMAKAGNKYFNDQEPWKTVKSNPEKAANCIYLCNQMSKTLGILLRPYMPTKSSEILQILNIDEEIVNIEKWDDAGIFLDSGHEINKAKPLFAKIDDDFIEKQKEDLYKNLGTDNKDVESSEKVKSNTNSDNSNKTVETDKMGQIINIDDFAKLDLRIGQVTSAEAVEGSKNLLKLKVDIKDKELQVVAGVAKKYSPEEILNHKVVILVNLEPAKLFGIKSEGMILATGDSSSLLTSQNAAVGERIK, from the coding sequence ATGGGTAAAATATTTATAACCAGTGCACTTCCCTATGCTAATGGACCTACTCATTTAGGCCATTTAAGGTCGACTTATATTCCTGCAGATATTTATGCACGTTTTAACAGAATGAAGGGACATGATGTGCTTTTTGTTTGTGCTACTGATGAACATGGTACTCCCATCGCGGTAAAAGCTGAAAAAGAAGGTAAAAAACCTTTAGAAATAGCCACCAGATACCATGAAATGATCAAGGAAGATTTATTATCTTGTAATATTTCTTTAGATAATTTTTCAAGGACTACTGATCCACTTCACTACGAACTTTCCCAAAACTTCTTTTTAAACCTTTATAATAAAGGTTTTATTTACGAAAAAGAAATTAAACAACCTTATTGTGGGGAATGTGCTAGGTTTTTACCTGATAGGTATGTAGAAGGAATTTGTCCAGATTGTGGGAGTGAAGGGGCCCGTGGAGATCACTGTGAAGCATGTGGTCGGCACCTGGAGCCTACTCAACTTCTGGAACCGCAGTGCTTAATATGCAGCAGTAAACCTGAAATTAGGGAGTCAAAACATTACTTTTTTAAATTAAGTCATTTTCAGGATGATGTTCAGAATTGGATAACCAATAATAATGATTTACCTCCAAATGTAAAAAATTATGCTCTCCAATGGGTAAAAGAAGGATTGAAAGATTGGATTCTCACTCGAGACATGGAATGGGGAGTTCCAGTTCCTTTAGAAGGTGCTGAGGGTAAAATTATTTACGTATGGGGTGAAGCATTCTTAGGTTATCTCTCATCCGCAAAACAATGGTCTAAAAAGATAAATAAAGATTGGATTGAATACTGGGATGAAAATGCGGTTCATTTCATTGGAAAAGACATAATTTACCATCATTCCATATTCTGGCCAGCACTTTTAATGGCCCGTGAATGTACTTTACCAAAAAACATTATTGCTGGCGAATATTTATCACTGGAAGGCCAAAAAATGTCTACCAGTAAAAATTGGGTTATATGGACCTCTGATTTCTTGAAAGACTTTGATGCTGATATTTTAAGGTATTATTTAACTATTAATGCTCCCTTAAACAAGGACACTGACTTTTCATGGGATGATTTCCAGAGGAGAATAAATGACGAACTGGCCGATGTTTTAGGTAATTTCCTGCACCGTACATTTTCGTTTACTAAACGATTTTTCCAGAATGTTATCCCTGAAACAGAATCGTTCGTGGAAGAAGATTTGGAATTTGAAGAATTAATTAAAAATGCTCCGGGGAAAATTGGAGGTTTAATATCTCAATTTAAGTTTAGAGAAGGTTTAGTCGGGATTATTAAAATGGCAAAGGCCGGAAATAAATACTTTAATGACCAGGAACCTTGGAAAACAGTAAAATCCAATCCTGAAAAGGCAGCGAATTGTATCTATCTTTGTAATCAAATGTCGAAAACATTAGGAATTCTTCTAAGGCCTTATATGCCTACTAAATCTTCAGAAATTCTGCAAATATTAAATATTGATGAAGAAATTGTTAATATTGAAAAATGGGATGATGCCGGGATATTTTTAGATTCTGGACATGAAATTAATAAAGCTAAACCTCTTTTTGCTAAGATAGATGATGATTTCATTGAAAAACAAAAGGAAGATCTTTATAAAAATTTAGGCACTGATAATAAAGACGTTGAAAGTTCAGAAAAAGTTAAATCTAATACTAACTCTGATAATTCAAATAAAACAGTGGAGACAGATAAAATGGGACAAATAATCAACATCGACGATTTTGCTAAATTAGACTTAAGAATTGGTCAAGTAACCAGTGCAGAAGCAGTGGAAGGTTCAAAAAATTTATTAAAACTTAAAGTTGATATTAAAGATAAAGAATTACAAGTGGTTGCTGGTGTGGCCAAAAAATATTCACCTGAAGAAATTTTAAACCATAAAGTTGTAATATTAGTCAATTTAGAACCAGCAAAACTCTTTGGAATTAAGTCTGAAGGAATGATACTGGCTACTGGTGACAGTTCCAGCCTTTTAACTTCTCAAAATGCAGCCGTTGGTGAAAGAATAAAATGA
- a CDS encoding DNA primase, whose product MVLISYLNPFSSEGEDIVREKGSIEGIFEVNPELLQLVRDSKSQNISDDSYIPKNYADLALKRVEWYLRRKNDKKYNHNDYAFLINPKIAKFDVISIYTMAQAIGIKFNPKSREGRLLVESQGKLVEDRLEKLAPIERKEVVNNLLNQMITQDNIKWTSMSQLLGSKKINLTDMILDQGDVVLEKEDFLIRFEDKIEGRVPEKMYDLLIGEKIKEMIISRMIMQKTENYLQKVHEMAPKIEAHPTLLEIGEQISEKIKELSYFPGSGGSGGFGGDIKATQLQPDAFPPCIQKTIEGVGSGNRNDAIVLLLTSFLSYARLYPSVFRNEGTSKISDIDPDLQITINEIIPLIFEAADNCNPPLFDDDPQEKLNVIAKLGFGVNKDPELKHEGESKWYTPMSCDKIKIHLSSLCKPDATCKKIGNPLSYYNRKRWELRNSGDKTPSKSSESDSDKD is encoded by the coding sequence ATGGTTTTAATATCATATCTAAATCCTTTCTCCAGCGAAGGTGAAGATATAGTTAGAGAAAAGGGTTCTATTGAAGGAATATTTGAGGTTAATCCCGAACTTTTACAATTAGTAAGGGATAGTAAATCACAGAACATTTCTGATGATTCATATATTCCTAAAAACTACGCTGATTTAGCATTAAAGAGAGTAGAATGGTATCTACGTAGAAAAAATGATAAAAAGTACAACCATAACGATTATGCATTCTTAATTAATCCAAAAATAGCAAAATTTGATGTTATATCAATTTATACAATGGCACAGGCCATAGGCATTAAATTCAATCCCAAATCGAGAGAAGGTAGATTATTAGTTGAATCGCAGGGAAAACTGGTAGAAGATCGCCTTGAAAAACTGGCCCCAATAGAGCGAAAAGAAGTGGTAAACAATCTTCTAAATCAGATGATAACTCAAGATAACATTAAATGGACTTCTATGAGTCAACTTTTAGGATCCAAAAAAATTAATTTGACTGACATGATCCTGGATCAAGGGGACGTTGTATTAGAAAAAGAAGATTTTTTAATTAGATTTGAGGATAAAATTGAAGGTAGAGTACCAGAGAAGATGTATGACTTATTAATTGGTGAGAAAATCAAAGAAATGATTATAAGCCGCATGATAATGCAAAAAACAGAAAATTATCTCCAGAAAGTTCATGAAATGGCCCCTAAAATTGAAGCACATCCCACATTACTCGAAATTGGGGAACAAATATCTGAAAAAATCAAAGAATTATCGTATTTTCCTGGGTCTGGAGGTTCTGGTGGCTTTGGAGGAGACATTAAGGCCACTCAATTACAACCTGATGCTTTTCCCCCATGTATACAAAAAACTATCGAAGGCGTAGGGTCTGGAAACCGGAACGATGCTATCGTATTATTATTAACATCTTTTTTATCTTATGCTAGATTATACCCTTCTGTTTTTAGAAATGAAGGAACAAGTAAGATTTCAGATATTGATCCAGATCTCCAAATTACTATAAATGAAATAATCCCATTAATATTTGAGGCCGCAGATAACTGTAACCCGCCATTATTTGATGACGATCCTCAAGAAAAATTGAATGTTATCGCCAAACTTGGTTTTGGAGTTAATAAAGACCCTGAATTAAAGCATGAAGGCGAAAGTAAGTGGTACACTCCTATGAGTTGCGATAAAATCAAAATTCATTTATCTTCATTATGTAAACCTGATGCCACTTGTAAAAAAATCGGAAATCCTCTCTCTTATTACAATAGAAAAAGATGGGAACTCCGAAATTCCGGAGATAAAACTCCTTCTAAATCCTCAGAATCTGATTCAGATAAAGATTGA
- the priS gene encoding DNA primase catalytic subunit PriS, translating into MFEPSTLEERRRYYRDEWNVNDLPDFIRKDLSKREFGFDHLGRGPNDRYRVFKTPDMLKRFMRYRSPFAAYCSVAFYNKPRKRGEWLKSELVFDVDAKDVPVRSCGCDSVCEICLDEARQIVAGLIDTLKQDLGLKNIHVIYSGRGYHIRILDETAMGLDSEGRSQVLKYVVGAEPPKNKYFMEDESGQKPYELEHFSIPLGYPAVFTKRIKYAILHLNGTEKMEEVNPKLMKDVLKYREMVQKDEWGLFKNKIGPIRYRNLVEGISKLNMGLVDAKVSIDLKRILRMPTSLHSKVSMRCMEVKNIETFDPLKKAVPKFVSERKGY; encoded by the coding sequence ATATTTGAACCATCAACATTAGAAGAGAGACGCCGATATTACCGGGACGAATGGAATGTTAATGATCTACCGGATTTTATAAGAAAAGACCTGAGTAAAAGAGAATTTGGTTTTGATCATTTAGGAAGGGGTCCTAATGATAGATATAGGGTTTTTAAAACACCAGATATGTTAAAAAGGTTCATGAGGTATCGATCTCCTTTTGCAGCATATTGTTCTGTGGCTTTTTATAATAAGCCTCGCAAAAGAGGAGAATGGTTGAAATCTGAGCTGGTTTTTGACGTTGATGCGAAAGATGTTCCAGTTAGATCTTGTGGCTGTGATAGCGTTTGTGAAATTTGTCTGGATGAAGCTAGACAGATAGTTGCTGGACTTATAGATACATTAAAGCAAGATTTGGGGCTAAAAAACATACATGTAATTTATTCTGGAAGGGGCTACCACATCAGAATACTGGATGAAACCGCCATGGGATTAGATAGTGAAGGGCGTTCTCAGGTTCTTAAATATGTAGTTGGTGCTGAGCCTCCTAAAAATAAGTATTTTATGGAAGATGAATCTGGACAAAAGCCTTATGAATTGGAACATTTCTCCATACCCCTAGGATATCCTGCTGTTTTCACTAAAAGGATTAAATATGCCATTCTACACTTGAATGGAACTGAGAAAATGGAAGAAGTTAACCCTAAGTTAATGAAAGATGTTTTAAAGTATCGTGAAATGGTTCAAAAGGATGAATGGGGCCTATTCAAAAATAAAATCGGACCAATAAGATATAGAAATCTGGTTGAAGGAATATCAAAACTTAATATGGGTCTGGTTGATGCTAAAGTGAGTATAGATCTTAAAAGAATTTTGAGAATGCCCACTTCCCTCCATTCTAAGGTAAGTATGCGCTGTATGGAAGTAAAGAATATAGAAACATTTGATCCATTAAAAAAAGCCGTCCCTAAATTTGTTAGTGAAAGAAAAGGATACTGA
- the cca gene encoding CCA tRNA nucleotidyltransferase: protein MDFDALLNEIKPNKIEKQKVESLADSMINFINNLAQEKGIHTEAILVGSVAKNTWLSGNADIDIFLHFPLETPLADLKEQGLYLGHECIKKMFGESEERYASHPYVTGYINGYSVDFVPCYLIEDAEQLKSAVDRTILHTHYIKENLKENQIGDVLILKKFMEGIETYGSEFKVGGFAGYLCELLILEYGTFNKVLRAAASQWKKGLIIDLENFGTGGIFTDSLIVVDPTDKKRNVAAALTTQKMAEFMVAARNFLKCSTKDTTHNTTNNLEYFRSVTYCNDLDSIKEEFADNGTKTFLIHFNPPEIPSDAIYPQLKKTEMSLSSKLELEGFKVFKSSYWTNESNIALIILEFGVWELPNYKIHEGPLVWDELHQERFLDKYSYGAWVENDRWKVQVPQKNNNAEKMIEFFLKPENIHHLKIGKHLKDEILKNNVIMDINEFLSSENIPKELLEFLDDFLNPGKNLWR from the coding sequence ATGGATTTTGATGCTCTTTTAAATGAAATAAAACCCAATAAAATTGAAAAACAAAAAGTAGAATCACTAGCTGACTCTATGATTAATTTTATTAATAATTTGGCCCAGGAAAAGGGGATTCATACTGAAGCAATTTTAGTTGGTTCAGTTGCTAAAAATACATGGCTTTCTGGTAATGCAGACATTGATATTTTCCTACATTTTCCTCTGGAAACTCCACTGGCTGATTTAAAAGAGCAAGGACTATATTTGGGTCATGAATGTATAAAAAAAATGTTTGGTGAATCAGAAGAGCGTTATGCTTCTCATCCTTATGTCACGGGATATATTAATGGATACAGTGTAGATTTTGTTCCATGTTACCTCATTGAGGATGCAGAACAACTAAAATCAGCTGTGGACCGTACTATTTTACATACTCATTACATTAAAGAGAATTTAAAAGAAAACCAGATTGGTGATGTTTTAATCCTTAAAAAATTCATGGAAGGTATTGAAACATATGGTTCGGAATTCAAGGTAGGTGGGTTTGCAGGATATCTATGTGAATTGTTGATCTTGGAGTATGGGACTTTTAATAAGGTTTTAAGAGCAGCTGCATCCCAATGGAAAAAAGGACTCATAATTGACCTTGAAAATTTTGGTACTGGTGGTATTTTCACAGATTCTTTAATTGTTGTGGATCCTACAGATAAAAAACGAAATGTGGCGGCGGCATTAACTACTCAGAAAATGGCTGAATTCATGGTGGCCGCACGGAATTTTTTAAAATGCTCCACTAAAGATACTACTCATAATACTACTAATAATCTGGAATACTTCCGGTCTGTTACTTACTGTAATGATTTAGACTCAATAAAAGAAGAATTTGCAGATAATGGAACAAAAACATTCTTAATCCATTTCAATCCCCCGGAAATACCTTCGGATGCAATTTATCCTCAATTAAAAAAGACTGAAATGTCATTAAGCTCAAAACTTGAATTAGAAGGATTCAAGGTATTTAAAAGTTCCTACTGGACCAATGAATCTAATATCGCACTTATAATACTGGAATTTGGAGTATGGGAACTTCCAAATTATAAAATTCACGAAGGGCCACTGGTATGGGATGAACTCCATCAAGAACGATTTTTAGATAAATACTCTTATGGGGCCTGGGTGGAAAATGATCGTTGGAAGGTTCAGGTTCCCCAAAAAAATAATAACGCAGAAAAAATGATAGAATTTTTCTTAAAACCAGAAAATATTCATCATCTAAAGATAGGTAAACACCTTAAAGATGAAATTTTAAAAAACAATGTGATTATGGATATTAATGAATTTTTATCATCTGAAAATATTCCTAAGGAATTATTAGAGTTTCTAGATGATTTTCTGAACCCTGGAAAAAATTTGTGGAGATAA
- the thpR gene encoding RNA 2',3'-cyclic phosphodiesterase, whose protein sequence is MVISQDVRAFLAVDIDESLIDRIVEIQEIFKHINAPVKFVEPENLHFTLKFFGDVNEEKIEEVKDIIVKRVENFSPFEILINGVGVFPSLRYIRVLWLGAENFDSFSKLQMDLDQEFVKIGFEKERNYVPHLTIGRLKGSGNKDALVKKIEELNDIGVGKTTIDKFILKKSELTPDGPIYTDLKVFNL, encoded by the coding sequence ATGGTTATTTCTCAAGATGTACGAGCTTTTTTAGCTGTTGATATAGATGAAAGTTTAATTGATAGAATTGTGGAAATTCAAGAGATTTTTAAACATATAAATGCCCCAGTTAAATTTGTAGAACCTGAAAATCTTCATTTCACCCTAAAGTTTTTTGGAGATGTAAATGAAGAAAAAATAGAAGAAGTTAAGGATATAATTGTCAAAAGGGTAGAAAATTTTTCACCTTTTGAGATTTTGATTAATGGAGTTGGTGTTTTTCCTAGTTTAAGATATATACGAGTTTTATGGTTAGGTGCAGAAAATTTTGATTCATTTTCAAAATTGCAAATGGATCTAGATCAAGAATTTGTTAAAATAGGCTTTGAAAAGGAAAGAAACTATGTTCCCCATCTTACTATTGGTAGATTAAAAGGTTCTGGAAATAAAGATGCTTTAGTTAAAAAAATCGAGGAACTAAATGATATTGGTGTGGGAAAAACCACAATAGATAAATTTATTCTTAAAAAGAGTGAACTTACTCCTGATGGGCCAATTTATACAGATTTAAAGGTATTTAATCTTTAA